The Quercus robur chromosome 3, dhQueRobu3.1, whole genome shotgun sequence DNA segment ataaaaaatttatgtaattttctttatttaaaaacaagTAAATATTATCAAAACTATCATAAAAATTAGTAGCTATAATTAGTgagctactttttttttttttgagaataattaGTGAGctacttaaaagttaaaactatcttttttttttttttttttttttctttttttaaggaaaagttaaaactatctataactatatatatagagcCACAAATACATGGACTGTATGCAATGTGTAAGTtctattatattaaattatttcaaattcttGGAAATATAATTTTCGATGgactaaaattataaatttcttaGAATTTAGATAATAGAAATTTACACTAAATTCTTCTaagaaattaatttatatataaaattcttgTTGGAGTAGAATTTTTATAGAGTTGTAGGTAAATTAATCtatcataataatttataaGAACTGGCTTAAGTTTAGTGCTCTTGTGCACTAAATGAGTTGGGATTTGGACATGTATCAAACATTGTCACGTGACTCTATCTCAACGAGTCCAGTGCACAGAAGCACTGAACTCAAGGCTTACTCCAATTAATTGATTTAATAATTACTTCACTTACAAAGATTATAGTCAATTGACATAACTatgatttattctttttataaaacaaaataatatagttattttttaaatttaagtttaaataattaatagttaaaacttaaaagatagaaagaaaaaattgttgaactCTTTCTACTTAAATCCTAAACTCCTGTGAAGTACCTTATAGTTCAATTATAAGGTACTTGACACGTCTAgatatttccaatttttcaactTAAACGTTCAAGATTTAAATCCTGTTATAATAATTATCAAActatcaagaaaaagaaaaaaaaaaatgaagaataagaaaCCGAACCCTTCCTACCTAAACCCAAACCTATATGGGCCAAATCCATTTACATAATATCGGACCACAAAAAACAGCCCAATTACCATATCCTTATTTGTGAAACCAAAGTAATCCCTAATTTACAATTCACCCAAATTCGATTTTGCTTCTCATTTCATTTGCTCTTTTTCGTTCCCTCTCTTCCCTCTGTTAACAACTCAAGCTTTCGGTGcccaaaacccattttcaaTGATTCGGGTCCGCTGAAAAGTAAGTTCCTCTCTAGTTGCTGTTTTTTCATCGAATTATATTCGGGTGGGTCTGATTGGATTGTGGGAATTGAGTTCCAATTATATGATCttgattttggggtttttaagGTATCTTTCCCCCCTTTGGTTAGTTCTTGTTATATCTCTAACAGTTAGCTATTGCTTTGgttgttggtttttattttttcttaaagatcCAATGTTGTGGTTGTGTTAATGGATGAGTTGGGAAATGTTTAagtgttttatgttttattcaGTGTTAATTGAACTTTTGAAGTTTCTCTCttacatatgttttttttttttggagcccACAATGACAGGTTTATGGTTAAGTGATGAAATTTactattttctaatagtttaagCTTCTGGGATAATCGATAAGGCTCATTGCAAGTGACTTTCATGGTCTTGTTTTGATAAGATATCCCTATATTATGTGGAagtatcctcttttttttttacctggaCTGAGCTATGGAAAGGGGGAAATAGTGCTTATGTTGCCTAAACTGAACATGGGAAGCTCATGCTTAAGTGAACTTGGTCACTCACTTCAACAAGAAAATTTGATGTATTTTCATGTTTTGGTCTCAAAATATGTCGTAATTTGTAAATATTGCCTTGAGATTTATGTTAgatttcattttgtttctctttttctttagcATATCTGCATTTGATCTCTTCTTGGTCCTTGAACTGCAATGACCAAGAAGACAATTTACAccatgtaatttttaaaaaatttaaagagaaacaaattaTGTGTGTCAGGAATATATGCTATGATTCCATAAATAATGTTGCTATGTTTTTGCAGGAAGTTGATATCGATTCTCACGACCACATCAGAAATATCccttcctatatatatattcatttcttggttaaatcttttttttaatataaacagGAAACCCTCTAACACCGATAGTAgaagcgtttttttttttttttttgctgattcTCAAATTCAATCTCAAAGTTCTCAATCTACATTAATTTCTCTCTCTGAAAGCCTCAATGGATCTCCTCCAAACCTACAAAGACCAAAATGATGAGGATATTGGTGAAGTAGAGGaccaaacccaaaaccctaTTTCCACCACATCATCCCCCGAGGCCTCCCCACCTCGCCTCCTTCCCGCCAAGTCTGCAGCACCAAAGGTGGATGACACCATGTTGGCCCTCACAGTAGCTCAAGCCCACCAAGCCCATTCAAGGCCAATCGACCCAGTCCAGCATGTTGTTGCCTTTAACCCCACCTATGACCAGCTCTGGGCCCCCATCGTTGGCCCAGCCCACCCTTATGCCAAGGATGGCATCGCCCAGGGCATGCGCAACCACAAGCTCGGCTTTGTTGAGGATGCTTCCATTGAATCTTTTGTCTTCGACGAGCAGTACAATACTTTCCACAAGTACGGCTATGCTGCTGACCCCTCTGCCTCTGCTGGCAACAATTATGTCGGTGATCTTGATGCCTTGCAAAAGAATGACGCCATCTCTGTCTACAACATCCCACAACACGAgcagaagaagaggaagattgAGAAGAAGGAAACAGAGAAGGAGGAAGGCAATGACCAAGAAGAAAATGTTGATAAGATTGAGCTTCAGAATCCAGCAACTGACACTTGGTTGATGAAGAATAGGAAGAGTCCGTGGGCAGGCAAGAAGGAAGGATTACAAAGTGAATTGACAGAAGAGCAGAAGAAGTATGCGGAGGAGTATGCAAAGAAGAAGggtgaggagagagagagaggcggtGAAAAGGGTGAGATTCTTCCAGATAAGAGTACATTCCATGgtaaagaagagagagattATCAAGGAAGGTCTTGGATTGCGCCTCCCAAGGATGCCAAGGCCAACAACGATCATTGTTATATACCGAAGAGATTGGTGCACACTTGGAGTGGCCACACGAAGGGCGTGTCTGCAATAAGGTTCTTCCCAAAACACGGGCATTTGTTATTGTCAGCTGGGATGGATACGAAGGTGAAAATTTGGGATGTGTTCAATTCGGGCAAGTGTATGAGGACCTACATGGGTCACTCCAAGGCAGTGAGGGATATTTGGTTTTGCAACGACGGGTCAAAGTTTTTGACGGCTGGGTATGATAAGAATATCAAGTACTGGGACACAGAGACAGGGCAAGTGATATCTACTTTTAGTACTGGGAAGATTCCATATGTGGTTAGGCTTAATCCAGACGATGATAAGCAGAACATTTTGTTGGCAGGGATGAGTGATAAGAAGATTGTTCAGTGGGATATGAATACTGGACAGATTACACAGGAGTACGATCAACATTTGGGGGCAGTGAATACTATTACATTTGTTGATAATAACAGGAGGTTTGTGACTTCAAGCGATGACAAGTCACTTCGAGTATGGGAGTTCGGGATACCTGTGGTTATAAAGTATATTAGTGAGCCTCATATGCATTCTATGCCATCCATTTCACTTCATCCCAGTACAAATTATCTTGCTGCACAGAGTTTGGACAATCAGATTCTTATATATAGCACGAGAGAGAGGTTTCAGCTCAATAAGAAGAAGAGGTTTGCCGGGCACATTGTGGCAGGGTATGCTTGCCAAGTCAATTTCTCACCAGATGGCCGGTTTGTTATGTCAGGAGATGGTGAGGGTAAATGCTGGTTTTGGGATTGGAAGACATGCCGAGTTTTCAGAACTCTCAAGTGTCACGAGGGAGTGTGCATTGGGTGTGAGTGGCACCCATTGGAACAAAGCAAGGTAGCAACTTGCGGCTGGGACGGATTGATTAAGTACTGGTAAGTTAACCTCATTCATTATTGTGGACTCATTCATATATGCATCTATTTGGTACATGCTGACTTCTCTGCCTTTGATGGTTATCTTTCTAAAACTTGCACAATGTATATTTCAATCTTTTATTGCTATTATATGGTACAAATAATTGTAGGATTATTATAATGACAAGTTCTGGGTATTTTGTATGATGATTCAAATAACAGAACGTCCTTGGAGTAGATGTCCATGTAGATGCAGGGTTTGACTTTGTGACATCATTCTCATCAATTTGTGTTCATAGATTGATTTAGGGAACCAAAAGTTTGTCTGCAGACCGTccgttgttttctttttaactgGCTGATTTCTTTCTCACCAATTTGTGTTCATAGATTGATTTAGGGAACCAAAAGTTTCTTTCTGCAGACCCTTAGTCCTTTTGTGTGCTTTTTTGAAAAGctggtttctttctttctttcatttgagGCTATCTTCTTCCTCCTCATGAAATAATATATCTTTCTGATAAGAAGATATTTATTTTAAGCTTTTAATCACTTGAGGATGTCCAACTTGAAGCCTTAATGAGATGAGGGGGCTGACTGACCACGGATCCCAAGCAACAAATGCTTCAACATTCTGTTTACTCAGATGCCTGCAACAGCTCAATATTGTTATGGTTATCCTGAGCGTAGGGTTCTATACTTCATTAAAAACTTTGTAACTGAAGACATATAGGAGTGTAAATTATTAGTTGCCATTATCTGCCTTGCAAACATGGTGGTTCCTTCCTCAGTTATCTTCCACTCACAGCAAAACTTCCATTCCATCAACTCACCTCTCTCCATAAAGCAGGGCAAGAatcctctttttttattaattgacaCCAAGAGCAGATGATACAATTACTTCACATTCTACCAAAcacaaagaaacccaaaatcaaaaagaaaggagaaaaattGGGTCGTGTTTCCCTAGAGAGGCCTCCTTCTCTCAGGCCAGCAGTCTTCTACTTCTAGTCGACTGCTCCATGACGGGCTTCCCTCTTTCCTGAGCTCTACTCGCTCGTCAACACTCCAACCCAGCAAGTAATAATTGAAAAACAATCTTTCCTTGCCTGCATtaagatttaaaatttgttgtctCAGGTGATAACATGccttttttaacattttattttgcAAATTCTTCTGAGGACCTGCTTCGAAGCTGCTGAATTAGACACTTATTAGCTATGCATAtgaaatgctctctctctctctctctctaatatatatatatatatatgtatgtatgtatgtatatatgtatttgtatgtgtatatatgtgtatctgtatgtatgtatgtatgtatctgtatatgtatatatataagaccTGCACAATGAGTGCTTGCACATTGAATTGCTTGTTTCCTATGTGCTCCTAGCCCTCCTAGTCTATTAAGCTAAGAGTTTCATTGCAACTACTGCCCAAGTCATGGATTGGAGTCtattaagaatattttttttcctatcaaaaaaatgttcttaaatCATTCCTGTGCCTGTTCTCATCATCATTAAAAAATCCCCAACGTGGCAGTCTCTTGGGGACATCATTCCTTGGTCTTTTGTTCagattaattaatttcttaCTCTATAAAGTTTCTTCCAACTCTGTATGCGTGTGTGTTCCATGTCTGTGGAGGATATATCCTTCAGAGTGCAAGATGATGCAACTAAAAAAATGTGCATTATCTATCAGTAATCTAGATTAGCAAAACATAAGGTAATAGGACTAATGGCGTTACAGGAAGAGATGACTTCCACATATATCATGCATCTCTTCTCATAACCGCAAGCCCTAGGAGATTATAGAGTTGCTGCTTCCATCATTTCCATTACATTCACTGTTAACATCCACCTTGCCACACATATTCGATAAAAGAGTCTATCTTTCTGGATTTGTTTATGCAAGACATCTAAAAGATTccttaaattacaaaattggtagAATTTTAGCTTTTGGGCTTTGAATCCAAAACGATGCCACAATATTAgagggtttttaaaaaaaaaggaaaaatcatgtTGGCCCATGTAAAATGCCTGAAGCTTGATGAGTTGTCTAATGTTGTTGCAAATATTATTCATGAGTATCATAAGTATGTGGTTGTTACTCATCAAGGGTGTTGTAACCATGCAATGGTGAAACTCTATCGTGCTCCCTTAGCATGATTTGTAAGGGTTCCCTGTCTTTGAGTCATTTTTACCAAAGTTATAGTGGTTTGCCAAGATAAAGTAAATTTAAGGGGGTGAGATATATGTTTATAGAAATAATAAGATAAATTAGTAACTCGTCAAAAAATAGCAAGATAAATCAAAGATTCCTTCTATAGTTGCGTTCTTTGATTGGACTGTAGCATTggggaaaattttgacaattgaCAATTTGTGGAGAAAGAATGCGTGGcttttggattggtgttatgTGTAAATGCAATGGTGAATAAGTAGACCATCTATTACTTCACTGCCCTATTGCTACAGAATTGTGGTATATGGtgttggtttatttggagtttgttgGGTGATGTTGAAGACTGTGGTGGAGTTATTAGCTTGTAGGCCCAGTCATTTTCAGTGTCATCAGAATGGTTATTTGTGGATGGCTGCCCCAcattgcttgatgtggtgtTTATGAAGGGATAGGAACAATCGTACTTTCAAAGATACAAAGAGAACTATGCTTGATctcaaattaattttctttagaactttgCTGGATTGGATATCTGTTTTGCATAGTCTGTCTTTATGGTCTATTATTGATTTGATAGATTTATGTAATTTGTGTGATAGATTGTATAATCCCCAATTGTATACTTCCTGTATAGGGTGactctattttttatatcaataaaaattttattacttatcaaaaaaaaaaagtttaggttTCAGTCAGTTTCACTTGAATCATCATCATTCAATTTGCTGGCTGTCTGGATATGATCCTGCCTTTGGCTGTGACTCGTCTGCTATTGGCTTCTTGCTTCTTTTGCATCTTCGTTCTGGAGAACCATGCTAGGTTACTGGTGATTCATGTGACTTATCTCTCttaattttcagatctgatgaAATCATTCTTCGGTTACCCTCTACTCCTTAATTTATGTGGTGTCTTAAGATGCGTTTCAAATTATCACATTAAACCTGAAGCTGCAACTGCTTACACACACAACCACCCTCATGTTAAATGCTTTTGTCTTTCACATTTCTCTTCCTATGTTGACTTGCATGATGGAATGATGAATCTGTTTAGCATTAtggaaactaatttttttttttaatctggcTTTCAGGGACTAGTTGCTTTTCTGCTCTATGTTGCAAGGTGTGGATATAATCTGATGAACCTATCTTGGATATACCTGCTAGAAGACTAGAGGAGCCAAGTTGTGGTTTTGAAGTTAAATATTGTGATGCAGGTTACCTAATTGGAATGCGGGTACACTTGTTTGGATAAAATTCAGAGATAGGACATCAACATCACAGCAATGGTGGACAAATTTgttcaaaaattttgatttagttTAGTTTCATCATCAGGCATGTCATCAAGTAATATGCTGGAAATGTACTTCAACTTGTATAACagttatttttttacctttgtAGATCTGTTGCTTTTTTCTAGCTGATTTATGATGACTAGAGCAGTTTTTCAGTTGTGCTATGGTTTGCATTCTTATCATCTTCTTTTATGTGCTTGTTCTATTCCTCAAAGGTATTTACACAATTCGTCTTTCACAAACGCTGATCAAGCATGATTTCCACTCTCAATTTTGATAGTCTAATTGCAGATTCAACAATTCAAGTTTAATAGATACAGGTTTGTGAACGATTTTTGGATTACATTTTGTGAAAGTAGAATCATTTTAAAACCCTTGGAAAATCCACAATCCAATGTGACAATGCATAGCATTGGTGAACCAAATGCACCATAAAAAAAAGGCTCCATTAATGTCTACCATTTCAAACCTATTACTCACAagttatgcataaaaaataaatttatagataaaataataaataatatttgattagcataaaatttgatatatgtgttaagaacataaagaacatgcaatttaatgttaatttttttagtgagatTTCTagttttaggctacaaccaagttGTCCATACTTTTTCCCCATGTTCAGCTACTCCTTTTAATTGAGCCTATCAATTGAACATTCTAAATTTGGTGGTGCAACGTTGTATTGAAAATCAATTGAACATTCTAAATTTGGTGGTGCGACGTTGTATTGAAAACTATAGTATAAAGCATTCACAtcattttatgtaaaaaatattatctattttaataaagaattcATCATTTACTATTTTCCTTCACTCTCGaaaaatgtaaagaaaaaaatatatcattttgcaTAACTTGTTTATAATCTGATCTGggtaatttttagaatttatcaGCTATATTTTGTACTTTAGTCCTATTTTTCATGATTGGTGCCTGCGAATATTCTAAATTCTAAAAGGCTTTGCAATTTCTTTGGAGGGTACTAAAAActaatagtactaaaaagtggcCACTTTTGCCAAACAAcacaattttagcaaaaatttagGAGAAACACCTCTTAgtaaacttatttagttatatagTATATTtgtgaaacttgagttccaaattgatttgatttttttttttttttaaattctcatgGAACTAAAGTTTAATATACTCGGGCTTTATTCAATAGTTCTCCTAAATTTAAAACTGAttttgtgaaactcgagttcaaaaaaaatgctacaGTTTAAATAAGTTTGTCACCATGTGTTTCTCCTAAATAATTTGCTAAAACAGTGAAATTTGGCAAAATTGGCCCCAAAGAGCAAGCACAAATAAACAAGCGAAC contains these protein-coding regions:
- the LOC126718517 gene encoding uncharacterized protein LOC126718517 isoform X2, which produces MDLLQTYKDQNDEDIGEVEDQTQNPISTTSSPEASPPRLLPAKSAAPKVDDTMLALTVAQAHQAHSRPIDPVQHVVAFNPTYDQLWAPIVGPAHPYAKDGIAQGMRNHKLGFVEDASIESFVFDEQYNTFHKYGYAADPSASAGNNYVGDLDALQKNDAISVYNIPQHEQKKRKIEKKETEKEEGNDQEENVDKIELQNPATDTWLMKNRKSPWAGKKEGLQSELTEEQKKYAEEYAKKKGEERERGGEKGEILPDKSTFHGKEERDYQGRSWIAPPKDAKANNDHCYIPKRLVHTWSGHTKGVSAIRFFPKHGHLLLSAGMDTKVKIWDVFNSGKCMRTYMGHSKAVRDIWFCNDGSKFLTAGYDKNIKYWDTETGQVISTFSTGKIPYVVRLNPDDDKQNILLAGMSDKKIVQWDMNTGQITQEYDQHLGAVNTITFVDNNRRFVTSSDDKSLRVWEFGIPVVIKYISEPHMHSMPSISLHPSTNYLAAQSLDNQILIYSTRERFQLNKKKRFAGHIVAGYACQVNFSPDGRFVMSGDGEGKCWFWDWKTCRVFRTLKCHEGVCIGCEWHPLEQSKVATCGWDGLIKYW
- the LOC126718517 gene encoding uncharacterized protein LOC126718517 isoform X1, with amino-acid sequence MDLLQTYKDQNDEDIGEVEDQTQNPISTTSSPEASPPRLLPAKSAAPKVDDTMLALTVAQAHQAHSRPIDPVQHVVAFNPTYDQLWAPIVGPAHPYAKDGIAQGMRNHKLGFVEDASIESFVFDEQYNTFHKYGYAADPSASAGNNYVGDLDALQKNDAISVYNIPQHEQKKRKIEKKETEKEEGNDQEENVDKIELQNPATDTWLMKNRKSPWAGKKEGLQSELTEEQKKYAEEYAKKKGEERERGGEKGEILPDKSTFHGKEERDYQGRSWIAPPKDAKANNDHCYIPKRLVHTWSGHTKGVSAIRFFPKHGHLLLSAGMDTKVKIWDVFNSGKCMRTYMGHSKAVRDIWFCNDGSKFLTAGYDKNIKYWDTETGQVISTFSTGKIPYVVRLNPDDDKQNILLAGMSDKKIVQWDMNTGQITQEYDQHLGAVNTITFVDNNRRFVTSSDDKSLRVWEFGIPVVIKYISEPHMHSMPSISLHPSTNYLAAQSLDNQILIYSTRERFQLNKKKRFAGHIVAGYACQVNFSPDGRFVMSGDGEGKCWFWDWKTCRVFRTLKCHEGVCIGCEWHPLEQSKVATCGWDGLIKYWD